CGACACCGCCGCCCGCCGCGTCACCCTTGGCGGCGCCGGCATTTCCCTGACCGCCCGCGAGTATTCGCTTTTCGAATACCTCGCGCTCCATCGCGGCAAGGTCGTCACCCGCGCCGCGCTCTACGACCACCTCTTCGACGAGGACGACGACACCCTGTCCAATCTCCTCGATGTTCACGTCTCCAACCTGCGCAAGAAACTCGGCCCCGCCCTCATCCAGACCCGCCGCGGCCACGGCTACCTCATCGAATGACACCCGCCGCTTCCTCCCGGCGCGCCACGCAAATCGTAATTCGTAAATCGTAAATCGCCCATCCCCATGCCCCGCCTCACCCACTCCATCCGCTGGCGCGTCCAGGTCTGGCACGGCCTCATCCTCCTCGTGGCGCTCGCCGCGCTCAGTATCGTCGTCAACCGCCTGGCCTGGCAGTCCCAGCTCACTCGCATCGACGCCACCCTCGAACAAGCCGAAAAACACCTCGTCCGCGCCCTATTCTCCTCCATCCCTCGGGAAGACCTCGACCGGCAGACACCGCCCGACATCCTCCTCCGCAAATTCGTCCGCGAAAAACGTTTCGTCATCCCCCCCGAACTCGCCCCCACCTACACCGACACCGCCCCCGGCCATCACTGGTTTGTCTGTACCGACGCCGACGGCTCCATCCTCATAAAAACTCCAAATGCCCCGCCCGGCTACATCCCTCCCCCCGCCGCCGCGTCCGACACTGGCGCCTTCCTCACCCGCGGTCGCCACCGCGAAAGCGCGCACACCCTTCCCGGCGGTATCACCTTCGCCTACGGCCGCGACATCACGCCCGATCTCGACGCCCGCCGCCGTTTTGCCGGGTCGCTCGCCCTCCTCGCCCTCGCCCTATGGGCCACGGGCCTTATCGGTGGCTGGTGGCTCGCCGGCCGCGCCCTCCGTCCCATCCGCGCCATCAGCCGCACCGCCACCCGCATAGCCGCCGGCGACCTCGCCGAGCGTATCGATACATCGGATACAGACAACGAACTCGACCAGCTCGGGCGCGTCCTCAACGAAACCTTCGACCGCCTCGCCGCCGCCCTCGAACGCCAGCGCCGCTTCACCGCCGACGCCTCCCACGAGCTCCGCACCCCGCTCACCATCCTTCTCTCCGAGACGCAACGCGCCCTCAAACGCGACCGCACTCCCGACGACTACCGCGCCATCCTCGCCACCTGCCGCGAAACCGGCCTGCGCATGCGCCGCCTCATCGAGGCGCTCCTTCTCCTTGCCCGTCAGGAAACCGCCAGCCATCTCCCCGCCCGCGTCTCCTGCGACCTCGCCGGCATCCTCCGCGAGACCGCGCGCCAGCTCGCACCGCTCGCCGCCGACCGGGGCATCAACCTCCACCTCGATCTCCGCCCCGCCCCCGTGCGCGCCGATCCCGAGACCCTCGCCATCCTGGCCGCCAACCTCCTTTCCAACGCCATCGACCACCACCGCCCCGACGGCGACCGCAACATCTGGCTCGCCACCGAAACGGCGCCCGATCAATCCGCCGCGCGCGTTGTGGTCCGCGACGACGGCCCCGGCATCCCGCCCGGGGACCTCCCGCACATCTTCGAACGCTTCCACCGCGCCGACAAAGCGAGGACGGCGACGCCAACCCCGCATGCCGGCCTCGGCCTGGCCATCGCCCAGGCCATTGCCCAAAACCATGCCGCCACGCTTGCCGCCCGGAACAACACTCCCCCCCCCGGCGCCACCTTCGAACTGGTGCTGCCCGCCGTCCGCGACAGGGAGAAGCCCGCGTAATCCTGCCCGATTTTTATACCAAGTCCCCGAAGAAATCAGGTTTTTCAAATGGAGGGCCGAGCTCCCGCGAGGCCGTCGCCGAAAACATAGCGCATAACCGCGACGGCCTCGCGGGAGCTCGGCCCTCCAAAAGTCGGATTCAATTCGTGATTGGTATTATTGGAGAGGTTTTCCGCCTGTCTTCACGCCGCCGCCGCCGTTTTCCCGCTCGAAACTGACCGACACCTGCACCCGGGTGATCGTGGTTTTGTCGCCCGCGCGAGGCGCCTCGAAAAGCCAGTGGGCGACCGTCTGCACGGCGGCGTAGCCAAAGGCGGGGTCGCTCGCGGATTTGATGCGCGGCAGCCGCACCTTGCCATCCTTGTCGATCAGAAACTCGACCGTTGCCGTCCCGCTGTCAGTCCCGGGTGCAACCCCGAGCGGAAACACGGGCTTGCGCTGCGAAAGCGCTTTCGGCACGGAATCCAGTTTGCCCGCGCCGGCGATGCGGTCGGACTTTTTCATCTCCATCGAGTAGAGGCCGGTGTCGTCGTAATGAGGGTCGAAATTGAATTCGGTTTTCAGCACTCCGGCGACTGGCTTGCCCTCGAGCGTGGCCGGCTTGAACTCGAAATGCTCCACCGCCGCCCTGCCGCTCTCGCCGAACTCGGGGCGCGTCGCCTCAAGCACCTTCGCCATGACGACGCGGCCTTGCGGATCGATGAGCATCGAGAGGGTCGCGCTGCCGCGGGGGGCTTTGTCGGCATAAAGCGCGTAGGGATAAACCGGATGAATCACCCCGCGCGGCTCGGGCGGCGTGTCGTAGCGCAGCCCCTCCGGCATTTTTGCGATTTGTTTTTTCGAGGGTTGATCGACCTCGTAGAGATCCCGTCCGCCCCCATCCAAGTGGAATATGATCGGCACCTGCATCCGCGTGTTCACCGGCTTCCCGTCTTTTATGCCGGGCTTGAATTTCCACTTGAGCACCGCCTCGATCGCGGCCTCTTCAAATCCCGGATTGTTTGAGCGCACCACCACCGGGTTGGTCACATCGCCTTTTTTATCCACCACAAACGAAATCGTCACCTCGCCGATCAATCCCGATTTTTTCATAGCGCGCGGATAAACCGGAGGATCCCGATGCACAACCGACGGGGGAGTGCCCGTCGACGGAGACTGTACCAAGGCATTCTCGTGGATCAGCAAAACCAACGCCTCAAGCGAGGACGCGACCGGCTGCCCGCCTTTGCGCGCGGGGGCGAACTTCCACCGCGCCAGCGCGGCGTCGATCTCCGCCTTGAACGGCTCCGCATAAGACGACTTTGGGCTCAGCGCATAAGACGAAAGTGAGCCCGATGCATCCAGTTCGATCGCCACTTTTATATACGCGCTTTGCTTTGCCTTCCGCAATTCGGCGGCCCGCTTCTGACTGATGAAAGCTGGCATCACCGCGAGCAACCGAGGTTCCGCGTCTGCCGCCTTGGGCGAAGCGCCTGCGGGGTTAAAAATGATCGCGACCAAAAAGCGCGAAGCGACCGGCTTTCCGTCCGCCTGCGCCGGCTGGCACTGCAGGCCGGAAATCTCTGCATTGATCAGTTCAACCAGCGGCTGCGCGCCGTGCTGGTTGCGTGACAGGCGTTTCCCATTGGCATCGGTGTATTGCGATACGAACGCGTAGGCGTGCTCCGTTTCCTTTTTCATCGCCTCCGGGCACTTCAGCTTCCACGCCTTCTTCAACACCGGCGGCGTGTCCACCTCCGTGTCGGAAGGAAACAGCATCGGCCCGGACACGACGATATCCTGGGCCGGCATGTGCGGCAGGACTGCAAGCAGGGCGGACAACAAATACGCGAAACGCGTCAAGCGAAGGGTTTGCATGTCATTGAACATGAAAACCCCGCAGCCTCCTGTCGAGCAACAAACAACAAACCAAAACCGGGGGACCTGAGATTTGCCGGCCTTGTCCGCGAGGCGGCGTCCGGCAATCGCCGCCCCTTTTATTTGATCGCGGCGTGGTATTCCTGGAGTGAATACAAGGGGCGGACCGGGTTCTGGATGCGGGCGGCGATGCCTTTCGCGCTCGCGACCGCCGCGGCCAGGGTCGTCATGTAGGGGACCCGGTATTTGATCGCGGATTTGCGAATGTAAGAATCGTCCACCTGGCTGGCGCGCTTGCTGATCGGCGTGTTGACGATGAACTGGACGACGCCGTTCTTGATGTCGTCGGCGATGTCGGGGCGTCCTTCGTTGATTTTGACCGCGAGGTCCGCGGTGATTCCGTTCTCCGCGAGAAAGCCGCGCGTGCCCGCCGTGGCGCGGAGTTTGAAGCCGCATGCGACAAAGGTGCGCGCGATCTCCAACACCTGCGGGGTGCGTTCCCACACGCTCATCAACACCGTGCCGCTCACGGGGAGCGGGCTTTGCGCGGCCTCCTGCGACTTGCAAAAGGCAAGGCCGAAGCCGGTGGACATGCCCAGGACCTCGCCGGTCGAGCGCATCTCGGGGCCGAGCACGGGATCGACCTCGGGGAATTTGTCGAAGGGAAAGACCGCCTCCTTCACGCCGTGGTGCGGGATGGTTTTGTGCGCGAGCTTCATCTCCGGGATGGTCGCGCCGAGCATGAGCTGCGTGGCGATGCGGGCCATCTGCACGTTGCAAACCTTTGAGACGAGCGGGACGGTGCGGCTGGCGCGGGGGTTGGCCTCGAGGACGTAAACCTTGCCGTTCTCGATGGCGTATTGCATGTTCATCAGGCCGACGACCTTCAACTCCTGCGCGATTTTGCGCGTATAGGTGTTGATGGTGTCGAGGTGCGACTGGGAAATGGACACGGGCGGGATGGCGCAGGCGCTGTCGCCCGAATGCACGCCGGCCAGCTCGATGTGCTCCATGACGGCGGGGATGAAGACGTCCCTGCCGTCGGCGAGCGCGTCGGCCTCGCATTCGAGCGCGGACTGGAGAAAGCGGTCGAGAAGCAGCGGGCGCTCGGGCGAGACGTCGATGGCGCGCGCGACGTATTCGCGCAGCATGTCCTCGTCGTAGATGATTTCCATGCCGCGCCCGCCGAGGATGAACGAGGGGCGGATCATGATCGGGTAGCCGATGCGGCCGGCGATGCCGCGCGCCTCCTCGAAGGTGGAGGCCATGCCGGACTCGGGCATCGGAATCCCGAGGCGCTCCATCATCCGGCGGAAGAGGTCGCGGTCCTCGGCGGTATCAATCGTGTCGATACTGGTGCCCAGGATGCGCACGCCGTTGGCGGCGAGTTCGCGGGCGATGTTGAGCGGGGTCTGGCCGCCGAACTGCACGATGACGCCGAGGGGTTTTTCCTTGGCGTGGATTTGCAGGACGTCCTCGACGGTGAGCGGTTCGAAGTAGAGCTTGTCGGAGGTGTCGTAGTCGGTGGAGACGGTCTCGGGGTTGCAGTTGACCATGATGGTCTCGTAGCCGGCGTCGCGGAGGGCGAGGGCGGCGTGCACGCAACAGTAGTCGAACTCGATGCCCTGGCCGATGCGGTTGGGGCCGCCGCCGAGGATCATGACTTTTTTCGGGTTCGCGGACGCCGTGGCGGTGTCTTTCGCGCAGTAGGTCGAGAAATAATACGACGCATTTTCCACGCCGGAGACGGGCACGGCCTCCCAGCCCTCGACGAGGCCGAGCGCGATGCGGCGGGCGCGGAGGTCCGCCTCGGGGAGGCCGAGGATTTTGGCGAGATATTTGTCGGCAAAGCCGTCGCGCTTGGCCTGGGCGAGAAGATCGGGCGGGAGCTGCGCGGCGGGCGCGCCTTTGTGCGCGAGGAGTTTTTCCTCGAGTTGCACCAGTTCGAGCATCTGCCCGATAAACCAGGCTTTCACGTGCGTGAGGGCGTTGAGCTCGGCGACGGTCGCGCCTTTGCGCAGCGCCTCATACATGAGGTAGTGGCGCTCGCTGCTGGCGAAGCGGAGTTGCGCGAGGAGTTCGTCTTTCGAGAGCGTGTGGAAATTTTTCGCGAAGCCGAGGCCGCTGCGCCCGTTTTCGAGCGAACGGATGGCTTTCTGGAAAGCCTCCTTGTAGTTTTTGCCGATGCTCATCACCTCGCCGACGGCCTTCATCTGCGTGCCGAGCCTGTCCTCGGCGCCCTTGAATTTTTCGAAGGCCCAGCGGGCGAATTTCACCACGACGTAGTCGCCGGAGGGCGTGTATTTGTCGAGCGTGCCGTCGCGCCAATACGGGATATCGGCGAGGTGGAGGCCGGAGGCGAGTTGCGCGGAGATGAGCGCGATGGGAAAGCCGGTGGCCTTCGACGCGAGCGCGGAGGAGCGCGAGGTGCGGGGGTTGATTTCGATGATGACGATGCGGCCGGTGGCGGGGTCGCGCGCAAGCTGGACGTTGGTGCCGCCGATGACGCCGATGCTTTCGACGACTTTGAACGCGATGCGCCGGCATTCGTCCTGCACGTCCACGGGGATCGTGAGCATGGGCGCGGTGCAGAAGGAATCGCCGGTGTGCACGCCGACGGCGTCCACATTTTCAATGAAGCAGACGACGACCATTTTGCCGGCGGCGTCGCGGACGACTTCCACCTCGAGTTCCTCCCAGCCGAGGACGGATTCCTCGATGAGGCACTGGCGGGTGAGCGAAAGGTCGAGGCCGCGCGCGGCGATGGTGCGGAGTTCATCGATGTTGTAAACGAGCCCGCCGCCCGCGCCGCCCATGGTGTAGGCGGGG
This genomic stretch from Termitidicoccus mucosus harbors:
- the carB gene encoding carbamoyl-phosphate synthase large subunit; the protein is MAKRNDIHKILIIGSGPIVIGQACEFDYSGTQACKALRACGYQIVLVNSNPATIMTDPVMADATYIEPLNVARLEQIIAKERPDALLPNLGGQTGLNLSIALAKAGILAKYGVEVIGVNLEAIERGEDREIFKETMRSLGIGLPDSRIIHTVAEAEQAAAELNYPVVVRPAYTMGGAGGGLVYNIDELRTIAARGLDLSLTRQCLIEESVLGWEELEVEVVRDAAGKMVVVCFIENVDAVGVHTGDSFCTAPMLTIPVDVQDECRRIAFKVVESIGVIGGTNVQLARDPATGRIVIIEINPRTSRSSALASKATGFPIALISAQLASGLHLADIPYWRDGTLDKYTPSGDYVVVKFARWAFEKFKGAEDRLGTQMKAVGEVMSIGKNYKEAFQKAIRSLENGRSGLGFAKNFHTLSKDELLAQLRFASSERHYLMYEALRKGATVAELNALTHVKAWFIGQMLELVQLEEKLLAHKGAPAAQLPPDLLAQAKRDGFADKYLAKILGLPEADLRARRIALGLVEGWEAVPVSGVENASYYFSTYCAKDTATASANPKKVMILGGGPNRIGQGIEFDYCCVHAALALRDAGYETIMVNCNPETVSTDYDTSDKLYFEPLTVEDVLQIHAKEKPLGVIVQFGGQTPLNIARELAANGVRILGTSIDTIDTAEDRDLFRRMMERLGIPMPESGMASTFEEARGIAGRIGYPIMIRPSFILGGRGMEIIYDEDMLREYVARAIDVSPERPLLLDRFLQSALECEADALADGRDVFIPAVMEHIELAGVHSGDSACAIPPVSISQSHLDTINTYTRKIAQELKVVGLMNMQYAIENGKVYVLEANPRASRTVPLVSKVCNVQMARIATQLMLGATIPEMKLAHKTIPHHGVKEAVFPFDKFPEVDPVLGPEMRSTGEVLGMSTGFGLAFCKSQEAAQSPLPVSGTVLMSVWERTPQVLEIARTFVACGFKLRATAGTRGFLAENGITADLAVKINEGRPDIADDIKNGVVQFIVNTPISKRASQVDDSYIRKSAIKYRVPYMTTLAAAVASAKGIAARIQNPVRPLYSLQEYHAAIK
- a CDS encoding sensor histidine kinase; protein product: MPRLTHSIRWRVQVWHGLILLVALAALSIVVNRLAWQSQLTRIDATLEQAEKHLVRALFSSIPREDLDRQTPPDILLRKFVREKRFVIPPELAPTYTDTAPGHHWFVCTDADGSILIKTPNAPPGYIPPPAAASDTGAFLTRGRHRESAHTLPGGITFAYGRDITPDLDARRRFAGSLALLALALWATGLIGGWWLAGRALRPIRAISRTATRIAAGDLAERIDTSDTDNELDQLGRVLNETFDRLAAALERQRRFTADASHELRTPLTILLSETQRALKRDRTPDDYRAILATCRETGLRMRRLIEALLLLARQETASHLPARVSCDLAGILRETARQLAPLAADRGINLHLDLRPAPVRADPETLAILAANLLSNAIDHHRPDGDRNIWLATETAPDQSAARVVVRDDGPGIPPGDLPHIFERFHRADKARTATPTPHAGLGLAIAQAIAQNHAATLAARNNTPPPGATFELVLPAVRDREKPA
- a CDS encoding TonB family protein codes for the protein MQTLRLTRFAYLLSALLAVLPHMPAQDIVVSGPMLFPSDTEVDTPPVLKKAWKLKCPEAMKKETEHAYAFVSQYTDANGKRLSRNQHGAQPLVELINAEISGLQCQPAQADGKPVASRFLVAIIFNPAGASPKAADAEPRLLAVMPAFISQKRAAELRKAKQSAYIKVAIELDASGSLSSYALSPKSSYAEPFKAEIDAALARWKFAPARKGGQPVASSLEALVLLIHENALVQSPSTGTPPSVVHRDPPVYPRAMKKSGLIGEVTISFVVDKKGDVTNPVVVRSNNPGFEEAAIEAVLKWKFKPGIKDGKPVNTRMQVPIIFHLDGGGRDLYEVDQPSKKQIAKMPEGLRYDTPPEPRGVIHPVYPYALYADKAPRGSATLSMLIDPQGRVVMAKVLEATRPEFGESGRAAVEHFEFKPATLEGKPVAGVLKTEFNFDPHYDDTGLYSMEMKKSDRIAGAGKLDSVPKALSQRKPVFPLGVAPGTDSGTATVEFLIDKDGKVRLPRIKSASDPAFGYAAVQTVAHWLFEAPRAGDKTTITRVQVSVSFERENGGGGVKTGGKPLQ